One genomic window of Nicotiana sylvestris chromosome 10, ASM39365v2, whole genome shotgun sequence includes the following:
- the LOC138879003 gene encoding uncharacterized protein, which yields MAGHFVKLGKDRRSYSETARIIVRLMRTDFRNLERQVRQLARAQNTRPVGALPSDTEPNPKAQVNAVTLRNGRVLEEVPKKKKYTTHLEGELVPNPVEENEKENKGSEPVIVKRPPPLFPQRLRKQKDDAKYKKFLDILSEVRVNLPLVEVSFSLVITADYV from the exons ATGGCGGGACACTTcgtcaagcttgggaaagatagaAGAAGCTACTCAGAGACTGCCCGCATCATTGTCAGACTGATGAG GACCGATTTCAGAAATCTTGAGAGGCAAGTGAGACAACTTGCCCGTGCCCAAAATACCAGACCAGTCGGGGCTCTTCCTAGTGATACTGAGCCTAATCCTAAAGCTCAAGTCAATGCGGTTACCTTGAGAAATGGAAGAGtattagaagaagttccaaagaaaAAGAAGTATACAACTCATCTTGAAGGAGAATTAGTTCCCAATCCAGTTGAGGAGAATGAGAAAGAGAACAAAGGATCAGAGCCAGTAATTGTGAAAAGGCCACCACCTCTGTTTCCGCAAAGACTGCGGAAGCAAAAAGATGATGCTAAGTACAAGAAATTCTTAGATATTTTGAGCGAAGTGCGTGTGAATTTGCCTTTGGTGGAGGTTTCATTCTCACTAGTTATAACTGCAGATTATGTTTGA